In Sphingomonas sp. LT1P40, the following are encoded in one genomic region:
- a CDS encoding YdeI/OmpD-associated family protein: MANTFPGGTVHEASEDLEVALRSDPKILTLWKNLTPLGRNEFICWVDDAKQAATRRRRIQRTCEELLEGKKRPCCWAGCIHRTDKAPSPWQQAVLINGKRTGSA; encoded by the coding sequence ATGGCTAACACTTTTCCTGGTGGCACCGTGCATGAGGCGAGCGAAGACCTTGAGGTCGCACTGCGCTCCGATCCCAAAATCCTCACGCTTTGGAAGAACCTGACACCGCTCGGCCGGAACGAGTTCATCTGCTGGGTCGACGATGCGAAACAGGCGGCAACGCGCCGGCGCCGCATTCAGCGAACCTGTGAGGAATTGCTGGAGGGAAAGAAGCGGCCCTGTTGCTGGGCGGGGTGCATCCACCGCACCGACAAGGCACCGAGCCCGTGGCAGCAGGCCGTGCTAATCAACGGAAAGCGAACTGGCAGCGCATAG